The following proteins are co-located in the Mus pahari chromosome 14, PAHARI_EIJ_v1.1, whole genome shotgun sequence genome:
- the Tax1bp3 gene encoding tax1-binding protein 3: MSHVPGQPVTAVVQRVEIHKLRQGENLILGFSIGGGIDQDPSQNPFSEDKTDKGIYVTRVSEGGPAEIAGLQIGDKIMQVNGWDMTMVTHDQARKRLTKRSEEVVRLLVTRQSLQKAVQQSMLS; encoded by the exons cAAAGAGTTGAAATTCATAAGTTGCGTCAAGGTGAGAACTTAATCTTGGGCTTCAGTATTGGAGGTGGGATCGACCAGGACCCGTCTCAGAATCCCTTCTCGGAAGATAAAACAGACAAG GGCATTTACGTCACACGAGTATCTGAGGGAGGTCCTGCTGAAATTGCTGGGCTGCAGATTGGAGACAAGATCATGCAG GTGAACGGCTGGGACATGACCATGGTCACTCACGACCAGGCTCGGAAGCGGCTCACCAAGCGCTCGGAGGAGGTGGTCCGCCTGCTGGTGACTCGCCAGTCTCTGCAGAAGGCCGTACAGCAGTCCATGCTGTCTTAG
- the Ctns gene encoding cystinosin isoform X1 has translation MRRNWLLILTLFLLTFTEKCESTVSLTAPPTVKLENGSSTNIGITLGHPLNETLVITFEITFRSKNLTIVELPDEVIVPRGEKNASFQVTSQNIGQVTVFLHGNHSNQTCPRIRFLVIHSRIVSIINQVIGWIYFMAWSVSFYPQVIQNWRRKSVIGLSFDFLALNLTGFVAYSVFNIGLLWVPYIQEEFLLKYPNGVNPVDSNDAFFSLHAVALTLIVILQCCLYERGNQRVSWPSIGFLVLAWLFVLVTMIVAAVGVTTWLQFLFCFSYIKLIITLIKYFPQAYMNFYYKSTKGWSIGGVLLDFTGGSFSLLQMFLQSYNNDQWTLIFGDPTKFGLGVFTIFFDVVFFIQHFYLYRKKPGYDQLN, from the exons ATGAGGAGGAATTGGCTGCTTATTTTGACCCTTTTCCTCTTGACGTTCACAGAGAAGTGTG AGTCAACTGTCAGTCTCACTGCTCCTCCCACTGTGAAGCTGGAAAATGGCAGTTCAACCAACATCGGCATCACCCTTGG GCATCCACTAAATGAGACCTTGGTGATCACTTTTGAAATCACATTTCGTTCAAAGAATCTTACTATTGTGGAGCTTCCTGATGAA GTCATAGTGCCTCGCGGAGAGAAAAATGCCTCTTTCCAAGTGACTTCTCAAAATATTGGACAAGTGACTGTTTTTCTGCATGGAAATCATTCCAACCAGACCTG CCCCAGGATCCGGTTCTTGGTGATACACAGCAGAATTGTTAGCATCATAAACCAGGTGATTGGCTGGATCTACTTCATGGCCTGGTCTGTCTCCTTTTACCCACAAGTGATCCAGAACTGGAGACGGAAAAG TGTCATTGGTCTCAGCTTTGACTTCTTGGCCCTGAACTTGACGGGCTTCGTGGCCTACAGTGTTTTCAACATCGGTCTTTTGTGGGTGCCCTACATCCAG GAGGAGTTTCTCCTCAAATACCCCAATGGTGTGAACCCCGTCGACAGTAATGACGCCTTCTTCAGCTTGCATGCCGTGGCCCTCACCCTGATTGTCATCCTGCAGTGCTGCCTGTATGAG CGAGGCAACCAGCGCGTGTCATGGCCCTCCATTGGCTTCCTGGTACTCGCATGGCTCTTTGTCCTAGTCACCATGATTGTGGCTGCAGTCGGTGTCACCACATGGCTCCagttcctcttctgcttctcctaCATCAAGCTCATCATCACACTGATCAAGTATTTCCCACAG GCCTACATGAACTTCTACTACAAAAGCACCAAGGGCTGGAGCATTGGCGGTGTGCTCCTGGACTTTACAGGGGGCAGCTTTAGCCTCCTCCAGATGTTCCTCCAGTCTTACAATAATG ACCAATGGACATTGATCTTCGGAGACCCAACCAAGTTCGGACTTGGCGTCTTCACCATCTTCTTTGATGTTGTCTTCTTCATCCAGCACTTCTACTTGTACAGGAAGAAACCAGGGTACGACCAGCTGAACTAG
- the Ctns gene encoding cystinosin isoform X2, whose protein sequence is MRRNWLLILTLFLLTFTEKCESTVSLTAPPTVKLENGSSTNIGITLGHPLNETLVITFEITFRSKNLTIVELPDEVIVPRGEKNASFQVTSQNIGQVTVFLHGNHSNQTCPRIRFLVIHSRIVSIINQVIGWIYFMAWSVSFYPQVIQNWRRKSVIGLSFDFLALNLTGFVAYSVFNIGLLWVPYIQEEFLLKYPNGVNPVDSNDAFFSLHAVALTLIVILQCCLYERGNQRVSWPSIGFLVLAWLFVLVTMIVAAVGVTTWLQFLFCFSYIKLIITLIKYFPQAYMNFYYKSTKGWSIGGVLLDFTGGSFSLLQMFLQSYNNDQWTLIFGDPTKFGLGVFTIFFDVVFFIQHFYLYRKKPGLQAAHTGLDSHPSQNWASCLQLMTLPQSTNISGSSLKS, encoded by the exons ATGAGGAGGAATTGGCTGCTTATTTTGACCCTTTTCCTCTTGACGTTCACAGAGAAGTGTG AGTCAACTGTCAGTCTCACTGCTCCTCCCACTGTGAAGCTGGAAAATGGCAGTTCAACCAACATCGGCATCACCCTTGG GCATCCACTAAATGAGACCTTGGTGATCACTTTTGAAATCACATTTCGTTCAAAGAATCTTACTATTGTGGAGCTTCCTGATGAA GTCATAGTGCCTCGCGGAGAGAAAAATGCCTCTTTCCAAGTGACTTCTCAAAATATTGGACAAGTGACTGTTTTTCTGCATGGAAATCATTCCAACCAGACCTG CCCCAGGATCCGGTTCTTGGTGATACACAGCAGAATTGTTAGCATCATAAACCAGGTGATTGGCTGGATCTACTTCATGGCCTGGTCTGTCTCCTTTTACCCACAAGTGATCCAGAACTGGAGACGGAAAAG TGTCATTGGTCTCAGCTTTGACTTCTTGGCCCTGAACTTGACGGGCTTCGTGGCCTACAGTGTTTTCAACATCGGTCTTTTGTGGGTGCCCTACATCCAG GAGGAGTTTCTCCTCAAATACCCCAATGGTGTGAACCCCGTCGACAGTAATGACGCCTTCTTCAGCTTGCATGCCGTGGCCCTCACCCTGATTGTCATCCTGCAGTGCTGCCTGTATGAG CGAGGCAACCAGCGCGTGTCATGGCCCTCCATTGGCTTCCTGGTACTCGCATGGCTCTTTGTCCTAGTCACCATGATTGTGGCTGCAGTCGGTGTCACCACATGGCTCCagttcctcttctgcttctcctaCATCAAGCTCATCATCACACTGATCAAGTATTTCCCACAG GCCTACATGAACTTCTACTACAAAAGCACCAAGGGCTGGAGCATTGGCGGTGTGCTCCTGGACTTTACAGGGGGCAGCTTTAGCCTCCTCCAGATGTTCCTCCAGTCTTACAATAATG ACCAATGGACATTGATCTTCGGAGACCCAACCAAGTTCGGACTTGGCGTCTTCACCATCTTCTTTGATGTTGTCTTCTTCATCCAGCACTTCTACTTGTACAGGAAGAAACCAGG gctTCAGGCAGCACACACAGGTCTAGACAGCCATCCCAGCCAGAACTGGGCATCATGTTTGCAGCTGATGACCTTGCCCCAAAGCACCAATATTTCTGGGAGCAGCTTGAAAAGCTAA